One window from the genome of Nicotiana sylvestris chromosome 9, ASM39365v2, whole genome shotgun sequence encodes:
- the LOC104222302 gene encoding uncharacterized protein isoform X2: protein MASGSRNTSHRYDRTRFVFPEADAWKKQILSSSFIEERGLALTEGDSEEIRPILEQIKRMKWVQFNQNPGAVVAFLVREFYANMDVATNTSTVRGQTIFFAPAIISRLYGLPNPDDDDLQRFLNRPNMEEIYQDQELCPFGLEWHNNSNGLSTLHALGPCVGSNGEAPDALSLIPPPLLFDFPTYFNRLEHKIDNIYADQKQMRTR from the exons ATGGCATCAGGGAGTAGAAATACTTCCCATAGGTATGATAGAACCAGATTTGTTTTTCCCGAAGCTGATGCATGGAAAAAACAAATTTTAAGTAGTTCCTTCATTGAAGAAAGAGGACTTGCACTTACTGAGGGAGATAGTGAAGAAATTCGCCCGATTCTTGAACAAATTAAGCGCATGAAATGGGTGCAATTTAATCAAAATCCAGGAGCTGTTGTGGCATTTCTTGTTCGCGAGTTTTACGCAAACATGGATGTGGCTACCAACACTTCCACGGTTAGGGGACAAACTATTTTCTTCGCTCCAGCCATCATTAGCCGATTATATGGATTGCCAAATCCGGATGATGATGATTTGCAGCGATTTTTAAACCGTCCGAATATGGAGGAAATATATCAAGATCAAGAATTGTGCCCTTTTGGTCTGGAATGGCACAATAATTCAAATG GATTGAGCACTCTTCATGCTCTAGGACCATGTGTCGGTTCAAATGGCGAAGCCCCTGATGCATTGTCTTTGATCCCCCCGCCGCTACTTTTTGATTTCCCTACATATTTTAACAGGCTGGAACATAAAATTGATAATATTTACGCTGATCAGAAGCAGATGAG GACAAGATAA
- the LOC104222302 gene encoding uncharacterized protein isoform X1: MASGSRNTSHRYDRTRFVFPEADAWKKQILSSSFIEERGLALTEGDSEEIRPILEQIKRMKWVQFNQNPGAVVAFLVREFYANMDVATNTSTVRGQTIFFAPAIISRLYGLPNPDDDDLQRFLNRPNMEEIYQDQELCPFGLEWHNNSNGLSTLHALGPCVGSNGEAPDALSLIPPPLLFDFPTYFNRLEHKIDNIYADQKQMRYELATVHAIQAEHFSYTANILYYFGIVVNNVADALKMANVPIVPPFAFQNMNFNSHAGQDNF; the protein is encoded by the exons ATGGCATCAGGGAGTAGAAATACTTCCCATAGGTATGATAGAACCAGATTTGTTTTTCCCGAAGCTGATGCATGGAAAAAACAAATTTTAAGTAGTTCCTTCATTGAAGAAAGAGGACTTGCACTTACTGAGGGAGATAGTGAAGAAATTCGCCCGATTCTTGAACAAATTAAGCGCATGAAATGGGTGCAATTTAATCAAAATCCAGGAGCTGTTGTGGCATTTCTTGTTCGCGAGTTTTACGCAAACATGGATGTGGCTACCAACACTTCCACGGTTAGGGGACAAACTATTTTCTTCGCTCCAGCCATCATTAGCCGATTATATGGATTGCCAAATCCGGATGATGATGATTTGCAGCGATTTTTAAACCGTCCGAATATGGAGGAAATATATCAAGATCAAGAATTGTGCCCTTTTGGTCTGGAATGGCACAATAATTCAAATG GATTGAGCACTCTTCATGCTCTAGGACCATGTGTCGGTTCAAATGGCGAAGCCCCTGATGCATTGTCTTTGATCCCCCCGCCGCTACTTTTTGATTTCCCTACATATTTTAACAGGCTGGAACATAAAATTGATAATATTTACGCTGATCAGAAGCAGATGAGGTACGAACTAGCTACGGTCCATGCTATACAAGCAGAGCATTTCTCTTATACTGCTAATATTTTATACTACTTTGGAATTGTTGTAAACAACGTGGCAGATGCTCTAAAAATGGCTAACGTCCCTATCGTTCCTCCTTTTGCATTCCAAAATATGAACTTCAACTCCCATGCAGGACAAGATAATTTTTAG